One Pelodiscus sinensis isolate JC-2024 unplaced genomic scaffold, ASM4963464v1 ctg88, whole genome shotgun sequence DNA segment encodes these proteins:
- the LOC142825302 gene encoding angiopoietin-like protein 8: MRSLLSQALHETYSATGQQLEQAGRRLRLCQHSLGALWHQARQARQGAEELRGAVQGLKVEELALQLQTHGGTQALQGAQAGLLLLAERLTELERTLASLARRGPRHGAVELAALKMHVEQQSLALRALAGSTQHQQQRAARQAQQLARLQEQQLQHRTRT; the protein is encoded by the exons ATGCGgagcctg CTCAGCCAGGCGCTGCACGAGACCTACAGCGCCacggggcagcagctggagcaggccGGGCGCCGGCTCCGGCTCTGCCAGCACTCGCTGGGGGCCCTGTGGCACCAGGCGCGCCAggcccggcagggggcggagGAGCTGCGCGGGGCAGTGCAGGGGCTCAAG GTGGAGGAGCTGGCGCTGCAGCTGCAGACCCACGGCGGGACCCAGGCCCTCCAGGGGGCCCAGGCAGGGCTCCTCCTGCTGGCGGAGCGGCTGACAGAGCTGGAGCGGACGCTGGCCAGCCTGGCGCGCAGGGGTCCCCGGCACGGGGCGGTGGAGCTGGCTGCTCTCAAG aTGCACGTGGAGCAGCAGAGCCTCGCCCTCCGGGCCCTGGCGGGCTCGacccagcaccagcagcagcgagCGGCCCGCCAGGCGCAGCAGCTGGCCCGGCTCCAGGAGCAG cagctgcagcaccGCACCAGGACATGA